The following coding sequences lie in one Megalodesulfovibrio gigas DSM 1382 = ATCC 19364 genomic window:
- the rdgC gene encoding recombination-associated protein RdgC, with protein MGFCSASASIARYRIVEEVPSSLWMEIPERLRRFAFKDIDQSAEERSFGWSNADNWLDTTWGEGSPQKGDYFVFNLRLETRRVSPAVFKKYFELSLVDAEREARQKGQKFVGRNQKKELKEQVRLRLMARALPVPAVFEVAWNIQTGHVWLASTNGKVKEMFTNFFTDTFELHLEPVTPFFLGLSLLGQEAGPRLEALEPADFA; from the coding sequence ATGGGATTTTGCTCGGCCAGCGCCAGCATTGCGCGCTATCGCATTGTGGAGGAGGTTCCCTCTTCCTTATGGATGGAGATTCCGGAGCGGCTCCGCCGGTTCGCCTTCAAGGACATTGACCAAAGCGCCGAGGAGCGCAGCTTCGGCTGGTCCAACGCCGACAACTGGCTGGACACCACCTGGGGCGAGGGCAGCCCCCAGAAAGGCGACTACTTCGTGTTTAACCTTAGACTGGAGACTCGTCGAGTGTCGCCCGCAGTGTTCAAGAAGTACTTTGAACTCTCGCTGGTGGATGCCGAGCGCGAGGCCCGGCAAAAGGGCCAGAAGTTCGTGGGGCGCAACCAGAAGAAGGAACTCAAGGAGCAGGTGCGGTTGCGGCTGATGGCCCGGGCGCTGCCTGTACCGGCGGTGTTCGAAGTGGCCTGGAACATCCAGACCGGGCATGTCTGGCTGGCCTCCACCAATGGCAAGGTGAAGGAAATGTTCACGAACTTCTTTACGGACACCTTCGAGCTGCATTTGGAGCCAGTGACGCCATTTTTCCTTGGGCTCTCGCTTCTGGGCCAGGAGGCCGGCCCCCGGCTGGAGGCACTGGAGCCGGCGGATTTCGCCTGA